From one Lotus japonicus ecotype B-129 chromosome 3, LjGifu_v1.2 genomic stretch:
- the LOC130746564 gene encoding F-box/kelch-repeat protein At3g06240-like isoform X2, whose translation MTPRGFLLVRYEYRYLLVWNPSTGVRKLISYPHAKFKYDSLYGFWYDASTDDYLVLLMVAPEFRPDLADWRTDIVIFSLKTNSWDEIEDFKFPYQTSHPRTEAGLLLNGALHWLVYSRVTYNFVIIAFDLIQRSVLEIPLPYINIQSAFQYRIFYLRVMGDCLCLCNPGSSNRAVAEIWMMKEYKVDSSWTKSFVLPTNDIPLDSFLPICFTKSEGLFGSNCNGRLVKFNSEGVLSEHCTWRENSIFRESLLQSAIYRESLLSLPGEFGELSEHGQQERQDVSPVCVWLGRAAGVSYYVQYYGSIYLQKC comes from the exons ATGACTCCAAG AGGCTTTTTACTTGTACGCTACGAATATCGTTATCTCCTTGTGTGGAATCCGTCAACGGGTGTTCGCAAACTAATATCCTACCCACATGCTAAGTTCAAGTATGATTCCCTATACGGATTTTGGTACGATGCATCAACTGATGACTATCTGGTTCTTCTTATGGTAGCGCCTGAGTTTCGACCAGATTTGGCTGATTGGAGAACAGATATTGTGATTTTCTCATTGAAAACCAATTCATGGGACGAAATTGAGGATTTCAAATTCCCATATCAGACCTCCCATCCTAGAACTGAAGCTGGGCTACTTTTAAATGGAGCTCTTCATTGGTTGGTTTATTCTCGTGTTACATATAATTTTGTCATCATTGCTTTTGATCTGATACAAAGGAGTGTACTAGAGATTCCTTTACCATATATTAATATACAATCAGCATTTCAATATAGAATATTTTATTTGAGGGTTATGGGAGATTGTCTTTGTCTGTGTAATCCTGGTAGTAGTAATCGTGCAGTGGCTGAGATATGGATGATGAAGGAGTATAAAGTGGACTCATCTTGGACTAAGTCATTTGTTCTGCccactaatgatattcctcttgACTCCTTTCTTCCAATATGCTTCACCAAATCTGAAGGACTATTTGGATCAAATTGCAATGGAAGATTAGTGAAATTTAACAGCGAAGGTGTTTTAAGTGAACATTGCACATGGAGGGAAAATTCGATTTTCAGAGAGAGTTTACTACAGTCAGCTATTTATAGAGAAAGCCTACTCTCCCTCCCTGGTGAATTTGGAGAATTAAGTGAACATGGCCAACAAGAAAGACAAGATGTCTCTCCGG TTTGCGTTTGGCTTGGCCGTGCTGCTGGTGTCTCATATTATGTTCAATATTATGGTTCTATATATCTCCAGAAATGCTAA
- the LOC130746564 gene encoding F-box/kelch-repeat protein At3g23880-like isoform X1: MMSNRNKMLNPSLPQELIEEILVRLPVRSLLRFKRVCKSWLSLISDSKFTKYHYDLAAEPTHRYLSTYDSKVRSIDIEASLGDHSSVSTHVLPHPFHDSFYNRIPIFGSCRGFLLVRYEYRYLLVWNPSTGVRKLISYPHAKFKYDSLYGFWYDASTDDYLVLLMVAPEFRPDLADWRTDIVIFSLKTNSWDEIEDFKFPYQTSHPRTEAGLLLNGALHWLVYSRVTYNFVIIAFDLIQRSVLEIPLPYINIQSAFQYRIFYLRVMGDCLCLCNPGSSNRAVAEIWMMKEYKVDSSWTKSFVLPTNDIPLDSFLPICFTKSEGLFGSNCNGRLVKFNSEGVLSEHCTWRENSIFRESLLQSAIYRESLLSLPGEFGELSEHGQQERQDVSPVCVWLGRAAGVSYYVQYYGSIYLQKC, translated from the exons ATGATGAGTAATAGGAACAAGATGCTGAACCCTAGTCTCCCTCAGGAATTGATAGAGGAAATTCTGGTGAGGTTGCCGGTGAGATCTCTTTTGCGCTTCAAACGTGTTTGCAAGTCATGGCTCTCTCTTATCTCCGATTCCAAATTTACAAAATACCATTACGATCTTGCTGCTGAACCCACCCATCGATATCTCTCAACTTATGACTCCAAGGTGCGATCCATAGACATAGAAGCATCACTCGGTGATCATTCTTCAGTATCAACTCACGTTCTTCCGCACCCGTTTCATGATTCGTTTTATAATAGGATTCCAATTTTTGGTTCTTGCAGAGGCTTTTTACTTGTACGCTACGAATATCGTTATCTCCTTGTGTGGAATCCGTCAACGGGTGTTCGCAAACTAATATCCTACCCACATGCTAAGTTCAAGTATGATTCCCTATACGGATTTTGGTACGATGCATCAACTGATGACTATCTGGTTCTTCTTATGGTAGCGCCTGAGTTTCGACCAGATTTGGCTGATTGGAGAACAGATATTGTGATTTTCTCATTGAAAACCAATTCATGGGACGAAATTGAGGATTTCAAATTCCCATATCAGACCTCCCATCCTAGAACTGAAGCTGGGCTACTTTTAAATGGAGCTCTTCATTGGTTGGTTTATTCTCGTGTTACATATAATTTTGTCATCATTGCTTTTGATCTGATACAAAGGAGTGTACTAGAGATTCCTTTACCATATATTAATATACAATCAGCATTTCAATATAGAATATTTTATTTGAGGGTTATGGGAGATTGTCTTTGTCTGTGTAATCCTGGTAGTAGTAATCGTGCAGTGGCTGAGATATGGATGATGAAGGAGTATAAAGTGGACTCATCTTGGACTAAGTCATTTGTTCTGCccactaatgatattcctcttgACTCCTTTCTTCCAATATGCTTCACCAAATCTGAAGGACTATTTGGATCAAATTGCAATGGAAGATTAGTGAAATTTAACAGCGAAGGTGTTTTAAGTGAACATTGCACATGGAGGGAAAATTCGATTTTCAGAGAGAGTTTACTACAGTCAGCTATTTATAGAGAAAGCCTACTCTCCCTCCCTGGTGAATTTGGAGAATTAAGTGAACATGGCCAACAAGAAAGACAAGATGTCTCTCCGG TTTGCGTTTGGCTTGGCCGTGCTGCTGGTGTCTCATATTATGTTCAATATTATGGTTCTATATATCTCCAGAAATGCTAA